From the Methanobacterium sp. BAmetb5 genome, the window AAACTGCACAGCCCACTGGACTGGTCATTACTGCCCGGTCCTGTATACCCAGTTCGTCCAGGGATTCTCCTATGAGTTTGTGCAGTATTCCATGACCACAACCGGGGCAGTAGTGGGTGGCGGTAGGTGCGCTTCCTCCTTTACGGGGGAATTCATCCAGCATGGATTCTGGTTTTTTGAGGATCTTTTCCTCCATCTCTGTAACCTCCTCTTGAACCAGTTTCTTATCAGCGTTCATAAGTTATCACCTGCCATTTCATGGATCTTGTCTACGATGCTCTTTTGATCGATGATGTTTCCACCCATACGGTTGACCAGTTCCACTGGACGCTGGCAGCCAATGGCCAGGGTAATATCTTGCTTCATCTGTCCGTTACTCATCTCCACTGCTAAGAACTGGCAATCCTTACTGGTGGATAGTTGTCTTAATGGTTTTTCTGGGAAGGGGAACAATGTTTTTAGGCGGAATAATCCTGCTTTTATGCCTTCGGCCCGGACCATGTCCACTGCCGAACGAGCCACACGGCTGCTTATTCCGTAGGCCACCAGGATTATCTGGGCATCATCCAATAGGTACTCCTCGTAGTCCACCTCGTTTTCACGTATGGTCTGGTATTTTTCCTGTATACGGTAGTTGAAGTCTTCCAGCTGGTTAAAATCCAGGAATATACTGGTCACCAGGTTTCCCATTGTTTCCTGGTTTCCGCGGACAGCCCATGTCTCATCATAGGTTGGTTCAATGGCTTCCTCAGGGAACTGGAGTCTTTCCACCATCTGCCCCAGTACTCCATCGGCCAGCACCACCACCGGGTTTCGGTACTTTTCTGCCAGTTCAAAAGCCTTGATGGTGAAATCGCACATTTCCTGAACTGAATTGGGGGCCAAGACAATGTTATGGTAATTACCATGGCCTCCACCTTTAACTATCTGGTTGTAGTCACCCTGTTCCGGCCCGATGTTTCCCAGGCCGGGTCCGGCACGCATGATATCCACTATGACACAGGGGAGTTCTGCTCCTGCCAGGAAAGACATTCCTTCTTGCATGAGGCTGATTCCGGGCCCTGAAGATGCAGTTATAACTCGGTGGCCCGCTGCAGCTGCCCCATAAACCATGTTTATGGAAGCTTCTTCTGATTCTGCCTGAACGAATTTCCGTCCCACTTTAGGGAAATACAGGGAGGCTTCGTGCAGTATTTCCGAGGCAGGAGTGATGGGGTATCCAAAGAAACCATCACAACCAGCGTACATGGCCCCAATAATAACGGCGGTGTTGCCTTTGATTAGCTGAATGGTCATTTTCTATTCCTCCTCATCCCCTTTGCTCTGTTTTTTGATTCTCTTTCTCCGAGGTATGTGAACTTCCACGGCCAGTGGTTCAGGGCAGGTGTAATAACAGTCCCCACAACCAGTGCATCCCTTTCCAGTATACTCGGCATAATGGTAACCACGCTCGTTAATGTCTTCACTCATCTTGAGGACACCAGCGCGGCAGGCGAGAATGCAACGTTCACATGCTTTACATTCCAGTTCATTGAATACTGGATATGGTTCTTTTTTATGGCTTCTCATGATTCATATCATCCCATTAATCTTGAATAGTATTTTTATCTTTTTAAACGATAATCTAAGTAGTAGGTGAAATAAAAAAACTACAAATCGTGATTTTAAAAAATGGCATTATCAAGCCATTTTTAGTAACCTTGCCCTTTATTAATTACTGTTTTTCATCCTTAGCCCTGATTTCGACCCGGCGGATTTTTCCACTGATGGTCTTGGGCAGTTCATCCACAAATTCAATAACCCGTGGATACTTGTAGGGTGCGGTTACCTTTTTAACATGGTTCTGGATTTCTTTTTCCAGTTCGGGGGATGATTTATAATCACCAGTCAACACTATGGTGGCCTTTACCACCTGCCCCCGGACAGGGTGAGGTACTCCAGTTATAGCACATTCCAAGACTGATGGATGAGATATAACAGCGCTTTCAACTTCGAAGGGACCTATACGGTATCCTGAACTTTTAATCATGTCATCGTTACGTCCCACGAACCAAAGGTAGCCATCTTCGTCTTTCCAGGCCGTGTCCCCAGTATGGTAGTATCCGTCATACCAGGCAGCTTCAGTTTTATTATCTTCCTGGTAATATCCACAGAAAAGGCCTGGAGGTTTGCCATCTGCGGTTTTTATTACTATTTCCCCCTCTTCACCAACGTCACACTGGTTACCCTGGTTATCCATGATCTGGATTTCATACTCTGGTGCGGGTTTTCCCATGGAACCGGGTCGAGGTTCTATCCAGGGGAAGTTGGCTATACAAACCACACATTCTGTCTGTCCAAATCCTTCTCGCAATCTTAACCCGGTGAATTCATAGAATTTATTATAAACCTCAGGGTTAAGGGGTTCTCCGGCAGTAACTGCGTATTGGAGGGTTGAAAAGTCATACTTAGAGAGGTCTTCCTTGATGAGGAAGCGGTAGATGGTAGGTGGTGCACAGAAAGTAGTTACACCATGGTGAGATGCATTATCCAGCATTTTAGCCGCGTCAAATCTCTGGTAGTCATATACAAAGATTGCTGAACCTGAAATCCACTGCCCGTATATTTGTCCCCACATGGCCTTGGCCCAACCAGTGTCAGCCACTGTATAGTGCAATCCATCTTCGATGACATTTTGCCAGTACTTGGCAGTTATTATATGGCCCAGTGGATAGGTATGGTCGTGCATGATCATTTTGGGCATGCCGGTGGTTCCGGATGAGAAGTAGATGAGTGCTATATCGTCATTTTTCGTGGCCTCTTCACCGGTGGGGCGCGGGAACTCGGGAGATGCCTTTAGAATTTCTTGGGAGAAATTAAACCATCCTTCCCTATCTTCTTCCCCTACCAATGCCTTTAAAAGAGGAGTATCTCCCAGTTTCTGGTGGGCTTCATCAAAGCATTCCGGCACTCCATCTTCACCTATACATACTATCATTTTGATGCCTGCGTTTTTGATCCGGTACACAATGTCCTTGGCTTTGAGCATATGGGTGGCGGGGATGGTTATGGCCCCTAATTTGTGCAGAGCCAGGATGCAGAACCAGAACTGGTAACGGCTTTTAAGGGTGAGCATTACCCGGTCTCCTTTTTTTATACCCTGTTGGGCGAAAAAATTAGCAGTACGGTCAGAATATTCCTTCAAGTCCTGGAAGGTGAATATTTTATCGGTATCATCATTGCACCATACCATGGCCACTTTTTCCGGGTAGAGGCGAGCGTATTCATCCACCACATCGTAGGCGAAGTTGAAGTTTTCCGGGGTCTTTATCCGGAAATTATCCTTAAAATCTGGATAAGATTCAAAATCAACCTGTGAAACGAATTTTTCAAGTAAAGATGACATTTTTATCACCAGTTATATCTCATTTATCAATTTTCTGAATTTTTTAAGTCTGGGGTGTTATTTTCAAGAATTAAAGGTGTGTTTTGCAGTTAGAAACCATTCTCTCCTACAATTTAACAATATTTACATTACAATAGCCAGGAATTTGGCTGTTTTGTTTTCCAGGGCTTCCATGGCGTGTTCATAAGAGGAATCGAAGAATATGGAATCTCCTTCGTGTAGAATTATCTCGTTATCGTGTATGTAAATTTTCAGGACACCCTCTAACATGTAGTTAAATTCCTGTCCAGGGTGGCTGTTGGTTGATGGTTTGTATCCTTCTCCTTTGGGCTCCACGGTAACAATGAAGGGTTCTGCTTTTTTGTGTATGAATTTTTCTGCCAGATTTTCGTACTGGTACTGTTTTCTGCGACCTACTTCTACTCCTTTTCCTTTTCGGGTAACGCTGAAAATGTGCATCCTGGTTTCTTCCCCAGTCAATAACAGGCCCATGTCTACTTCCATTTTCTGGGAGATTTCGAAGAGAATGCTGGCCGGGATATCTTTTTTCCCATCTTCATATTCCTGGTAGGTTTCCAGGGGAATTTTCAGGTGATCCGCCATTCCCTGAGCACTGATGTCTGAGAGCTCCCTAAGTTCTTTAATTCTCAGGCCAATTTCTTTCATATTCTCGTTCATAATTAAAACCTCACTAGGTTGGGTAAGCTTTTAAATGAAGCCTTTGGCTGGTTGCCAATGGTATTAAAACTAATAGGGGATTTATTCTAATTCATTCTATTAAAGATATATTTACCCTAAACCAGTATAAACATTTACACTCATTTTATAATGATTGTTAATGACAATTTTAATTGTGCTAGTATATATAAATTACTGGGTGCCCGGGGGATCTTTCGATTCCACTGGAACCGGTTAAATTAACATGGCATGAAACCTAATTATTAACAGGTAAGGGAATTAATCTCTACGTTACCTAAAATACAAAGAGAAAATAGGATCTAGGGGGATGAATATGGAACTTAACCTGGAAATTGTTAAATTGGAAGCACCAGAAGATTGTAATCTAATTTTAGGGCAGAGTCATTTCATTAAAACCGTGGATGATCTTTACGAAGCCGTGGTGAACACCGTGCCCCAGGCAGAGTTTGGTCTTGCCTTTGGGGAAGCATCCGGGGATTGCCTGGTGAGAACTGCCGGGAACAATGAAGGTCTAGAAAATCTGGCAGGGGAAAAAATGCTGGAACTGGGTTGCGGACATAGTTTTCTGATACTCCTGGCCAAGGCCTTCCCCCTAAATCTCACCCAAAGAATCAAGAGTGTACCCGAGGTGGTTAATCTTTTCTGCGCCACTGCCAATCCCGTAGAAGTACTGGTGGTGGAGACTGAACAGGGAAGGGGAATTGTTGGAGTTGTAGATGGTTTCAAGCCTACAAGTATAGAAACTGAAGATGATGTGGCCTGGAGGAGGAAGTTCCTTCGGGATATTGGTTACAAATTATAAAAAACCACCTCCAATTCCATAATTTTGTTAATCATATGATCATCTACCCCTAATAAAAATTCCCCAGCTTGATTTTAATTTTTCCAGGATAAATTGAGGGGAAACCCCCTATTCTGGTAACAGCAGTATTCCCAGTATGATCTTTAAATTTTATATCCTGCTAAAAACAACTATAATATAGCATAAACCAGTTAGGGGGTTTCAAAAACATGGCAAAAATCGCTTTTTATCGGGTTAGTGGTAGTAAAAAGAAAGATAAATTAATTGAAGTGGATGATAAGTACATAGGACTCCAGAACAGGAGAGAAGGGGCTTTAATTGTTAAGTTCAGAGGTCCTGAAGATGATTTAATGGAAATACATGATTTTTTCCAGGCACTGGATGATGCTGAATCCGTACCTGTGGATATTGATAGCACCGGACCAGTAGAATATTATTTTAGGGGAATTTCACCCCTCAGCGATGAAACCGATGAAGGCCTTCCCATAAAAACCTTCGATGTAACTCTACAATTGCGCCGGGAATTACTTTAGATACCCCATCTTCCTCCAATCTTTTTTTTTATTAATTCCCTTTTTTCAAATTCCCAGACAACACCAACCTTACCTGAATTCAAGAGTTTAGGGCAATAAGGAACAACAATCCTACTGAACAACAATCCGCGTTAAGGCTCATTTAAGCATTTCCGCATGTTTCTGGAATATGGCAGGAATTTCTTCCGGATCTTCGAATACATTGGTGCTGTTCATTTTTGACAGGTTTTCCACGTGTTCTGCATCTTCTTTGGTTATGGTTAGCTCCAGATCCTTACCATTGGGGAGTTTAGTGGTGACAATACCCTCCCGGAAGTCAGTGGGCATGATGTAAAGAGGGGTGTTTGTTTTTTGACCCATTATGGCAGCATTGGTGAGTAAGGTGTCAGCAATACGCAACGAAATCTTGGCTACAGTGTTGGATGTGGCCGGGGCCACCAAGAGAAAGGCATATCTTCCCAGCTGAATTTGTCCAGCCAAAAAGGGGGCATTAGAATTAATTTCCGTCCATGTTTTGTCAAATTTAGTTTCCAGAGTGTTGGAAAGGTTGTAGTACTTTAAAACCTGGTCTCCTGCCTTGGAAATGAAGACCCGAATGTCAAATTGTCGGTGGTATTCATCACGCATCTGCTGCATGATCTCCACAGTTTCCACCAGTTTTTCACCGCTCCCGGTAATCCCCCAAGCAATTTTTCTTTTTTTGTTCATGAACATATTTTTGTTAGAAATTCATAATTTATTTTTCTATTTACCCCCGGTAGAAAACAGCTATGGTAAAAATCAATTCAATTACAACCTCCTTCAATTACAACCCCCAAGGCATAAATATTAAAATCATCAAGAATAAACTAAATTAAAATCATCTAACCCTAAAAAAACTTAATCCTCAAGGGATAAAACAGTAATCATAAATATAAATCCATTTAATCAGTGATCAAAGACTATTTCCTGTGATAAAATAATATTGGTGGTGTTAAAATAACTGATAAAAAAATCATCAAAGAGAACTCTCTTACCCCCGGAAAATCCCCGGAAAATTCTGATTCCCCAAGTAAAGAACAAGCAGAAAAGATCGAAACCTGCTATACTTGTGGTAAAAAGTTTGATATGAATAAGGATGATGGTAGTCGTTACCGTTACGGTAAATTCCCCCTGTGCGCCTATTGTGCTGAATTTTACGGCTTTTACTTCGATGATCCTGGACAAAAAAGAAGGGAAAAATAGAATTAAAAAAAGAGTTTAGGGTTTAAAAAGAGTTAGGAAATAATATTAAAACCATTGCTTATTTCTTATTAATTTCCTAAATGCTTATTAACCAGGGATATGCCCCATTCTGCCATTTTAGTGGCATCATCAATATCTTTAGCTTCGGCAAAGCATCGGAAGATGGGTTCAGTTCCCGAAGGCCGAATGATGAGCCATCCTTCTTCCCGGAATATCTTCACTCCATCAGTGGTGTCCACCTTATATTCCTGGGTGTCTTCGGCTATTTTATCCATTATTTCCTGTTTACGGTCATCAGGACATTCTACTTTCATTTTAACTGATTGGTAAGCAGGTAACTCTGAAACTAACTGAGAAAGTGGTTTCTGGGAGGTGGCCATGATTTCCACAATTTTAGCAGTGGATAACGCAGCATCTCTTCCTAAAACGAAGTCTGGGAATATAAGTCCTCCGTTTTCTTCACCACCAAATAATCCATCGCTTTCTTTAAGTTCTCGGGCTACCAGAAGGTCACCAACACGAGTGGCCTTTACTGTTCCCCCGTATTGTTCGGCTATGTCGTAAATAGCCGTGGAAGTAGCCACAGTGGTTACTATGAGTCCTCCCTGGTTTTCCTGGAGTAACTGTTTTTCCACCAGGGCAAAGGTTTTATCCCCCATTACAAAGTTTCCCTTCTCATCGATACAGATGGTGCGGTCGGCATCACCATCATGGGCGATTCCCAGGTCGGCACCAGTTGCTTTCACCGTCTTGATGAGTTCCTGCAGGTTGTCCTCAGTTGGTTCCGGGTTTCTACCCGGGAAGGAACCATCGGGCTGGCAGTTGAGGGTGGTTACCTCACATCCCAGTTTGCGCAGGATGTAGGGTGTGGTGAAACAGGCTGCTCCACTACCACAGTCCACTATCACCTTTAACCTGGCCTTTTTAATGGCATCGTAGTCCACCCTCTGTATAACTTCGTCGATGTACTCGTCAACCAGGCCAGGATTGGTGGTTACCTCGCCTATTTCATCCCATTCCACCCGGTCCGGGTTTTCATTGAAGTACATGTCTTCTATTTTAAGTTCCATGTCCAGGGCTATGCCTATTCCATCCTCATCCACGAATTTGATTCCATTGTACTGTGGTGGGTTGTGGGAGGCGGTGATTATCACTCCACCATCGTAGTAGTTTCGTACGGCGTACTGAACTGCCGGTGTGGGTAATATTCCCAGATCAACTACCTGACATCCCGATGAAAGGAGCCCGGAAATAACGGCATGTTTTATGAGGGGAGTGGATGTTCGGGGATCTCCACCTACTGCTACCCATCCCTTGACCAGTGTACCGTATGCGGCGGCCAGTTTGGATGCGAATTCTGGTGTTAACACTTGATTGGCAATTCTTCTAACCCCAAATGTTCCAAATAACTTTTTCATTTAATAACACTTCCTGTGAATCTTCAATTATGAATTAACTTATGTTCCAATGTACAGACATAATCAGAATCTATCTATGAGTATGGCAATTTATAGGTTAGATATCTACCCGCCAGACTTTATAATCTTTGTTCTGGTAAACCATAGTTAAATAACTGGGATGAGGTATGGGAGACTGTTCCACAAAGTATTCAATGTTATCCCTCTTAACATCTTCCAGGGAGTAAGTTCCACTGTAGTAAAGGTTCCGATCAAGGCTCTTAACCATGCCCGGCTGGTAACCCCCAGTGGAAACTGGTTGTCGTGATATGGAAACAATCACCGGATCCAGGCCTTCAGTGAGGGACATCACCACTCCCCTCCCATCACCATGGGCTGCAAACCATTGGGCCACATCCCTTTGAGAATCATGAACCATTGGTTTAACCGATAAAGCGCAGAATAACGCGGAACAAAGTGAAGATACAATTAAAAGAACTATCAATATTTTATACATATTATGGTAAACTGATTTTTTGGATTTGGCCGAGTAAATGTATTCCATTCCCAGAGAAGCCATAATGACCACGGGGAAGACAGCGAAATTCAGTATCCTATCAATGAGGATGGAAAATCCAAGTAGATAAGCATTGCTTACTATTAACAGGAAAAGGACCCACACCACAATTAGAATATTCTTAGGGGATAGTTTTTTATACCATTTTCCAGTACTGTCCTTTTCTAATTCTTTAAACCCGGTAACTATCCACAAAATGGCAAATATCAGTGTAGGTAATCCCATGGTCTTAACCAGAATATTAATATAATCCAAAAAGCCGGGTACCCCCTGTTGGGGGTTGTGAAAGGTGAAGCCATATGCCATCAGTAGGGGCAACCACCACAAAACCGCTACCAGGAGAGTGAATCCCAAAAACACCCATAATGACCGGTATTCCACGTTATCCCTTCTTAACTTGAGGGTCAGTGTGAAAAGCAGGACCACACCCAGCATTATCAGGCCAGTCAGATCATGGGTTAACATCATCAACCCACTGAGAATACCACCTAGAACCGCAAATTTTAAACCATCACCTTGCAGTGCACGATAGTAAAGGTAAATTGCCAGGGGAAAGAGAATTAAGGCCATGGTTTCTGGTAGGGGTAACATGGCCCGGTGAAAGACCAAAGTGAAAAACAAAAAGAACCCGGCAGTTAACGCCACCCGTAGGTTGTATAATTTTTCCACCACGTAAGTGAATGATAAAACCAGGGAAAATGCAAAAATGGGCTGTATCCATCGGGATACTTGAAAGGGATCCACTTTAAACAGCATAGCCAGGGAAGCGAGGAGATAATGGAAAAGTGGGGGATAGAAAATTGGTCGTCCAAAGGGGGCGTAGGTTAAAGGATCCCATAATGTGAACCCCTGGGCCATGTAAAGCTTGGCCAGATGAACATGGTAATAAATATCCCAGCTTAAGGGCCCTTGATAATTTAAGGTAGGGATAAAAGATAGAAATAATGCTAATATTGCCGGGATCAATAGCAAAAATGATTTATTACGAGTTAAACTGGAGTATTCCATAAACACACCTATTGAAGTTAAGATTAAATAGTTATTATTTACCTTGATGATTTAAATAAGTACCCAGTTCATTAATTTAAACAAATTTTACTAATACGAGTATAGGTATCGCACAGTTCAAAATCAAACGTTTTTAACCATTAAAATCCACTAATAATCCCGGCCTGTCTAAAATGATAGAGAGATGAGAGGTGTGCTGAGGGGGAAAGATAGCCCAAAAATTAGACACCCACACACCAATTTAAATATTAAATAAAAGTACTTAAATTCATAATAAAGAATGTTATTGATAATCTAATAATTGATTAAAGGAATATAAATGAGGATTATAACTATTGTTCCTGCTTACAACGAGGAAAAAGCCATAACCAATGTGGTTGATGGTGTTAAGAGACACACCTACGTACTGGTTGTAGATGATGGATCCCTGGATGAAACCGCAACCCTGGCAAAAAATGCGGGTGCTAAAGTTTTAAAACATACCAAAAATAGGGGGAAAGGTGCAGCTATTAAAACTGGACTTAAATATGCCATTGAAAAGGATTATGATATTATGGTTCTTGTGGACGGAGACGGACAACACGACCCCCAATGCATACCTCTCCTTTTAGATGGAATGGATGGTGTTGATCTGTTAATTGGCTCCCGTTTCCTGGATATGGCCCCACAAAACATGCCCCTTCATCGTCGGTTTTCCAATGGCATTACCACCCGGCTCATTAGATTCATAACCGGGTACCATATAACTGATAGTCAGTGTGGATTTAGGGTGATATCCAAAAAGGCAGCCCCTCTCTTCACTGGAATATCCTACAATGACTATGTTTACGAGTCAGAAGTCCTGTGTAAAGCCTCAGAAAACGATTTGGTGGTGGCTGAAAGACCCATAAAGTGCGTTTATGGTACGGAAAAATCCTATGTGCGTGCCCGGCATGTGGTGCACTACCTCATGTTCACCCTGCGACTCCTGGTGCGTAAATTGCTGCGGAGGATCTGATCTTGAAAAAATACTATGTATTCTTGATAAGTATTCTCCTTCTGGCCCTCCTGGTAATCTGGATTGGTCCCCAACAGATGTGGGAAATTATAAAAACTGCCAATCCTTGGCTTATACTGTTGGCCATTTTCATACACCTCTTTGTGGTTTGGATACGCTCGTTACGTTGGGGTTATATTATTAACCAGCCCCGGGAATTTAAGAAGAACTTCATTGTCAAAACCATAGGGCTTTTTGCCGGTAACTTCAGCCCCATGCGCAGTGCAGGGGAAGTGTTAAATGCAGTTGCCGGTAAAAAGATCAACAAAATAACACTCTCTGAGGGTCTGTCTGCCGGTTTAACTGAAAGATTCTTCGACGGAGCCATAGGGGCTATTTTATTATTGATCTGTGCTTTTTTACTCCCAAAAATAAGAGTGTTGGCTATTATGGGAGGATTAGCCTCTTTAGGACTTTTAATAGTCATTTACCTCATCAATTGGAGGGAAGATACCAGCATCTGGATTTACAATCGTATCCATTCCGTAATGCGTTTTCTACCCATCTCTGAAGAAGTGGTGGAGACCTTCTACCATAAGTTCACCGAGGGTTTACGCAGCATGATTGAATACACCAAAAGCTTCAGCAGTTTCCAAAATCTAATGGTGGTATTCCTGTTAACCGGTACCTCCTGGATTCTGGAATGTGTGCGCCTGTACGTAGTTTTCATGGCCTTCAATGTTGAAATCAACTTTGTAGCCATTATCATCATCTTCCTACTGGCCAATATAATTGGAATAGTATCTGCCCTTCCGGGAGGTATTGGTTCCATTGAACTGTCCCTTACAGGATTGTTCGTGCTTTTCGGAGTTCCCAGTACAGTTGGTGGAAGTATAGCTATGGTGGATCGTTTAGCTTCATTCTGGGTGGTTTCTGCCCTGGGAATTGTATTTTCAGCTTATTACGCCAGGGATATACTGGATGAGATCAAGGGGTACACCCTGGGTTTGAAAAAGAAAAAGGGTTAGATGCGACGTCCGGGATTTGAACCCGGGTTGTAGGCTTGGGAAGCCCAAGTCTTAACCAGGCTGGACCAACGTCGCTCATCATTGATTTTATTTTTCTAATTTAAATTTTTATGGTCGGAATATAAACAACCCCTTAACTACCTGGTTTTTATTTAAGCTTATAAACCAACTTTTAATTTTCTATAAAGATTTAACCGTGATTAGGCCATTATTTTAAGAGAACTGGCATCCTTGAGAACCAATTCCAGACTACCTTTGTATTCGGTGACCTTGCCCACAATTTTTATACGTCTCTGTGTGAGGCTCTCCAGGTTAACACTGGTCTTCTGGATTTCTGTTGCTGCACTTTCAAATACCACCACTTTGATCCTTCCAGTTCCATCCATAATCTCCAGAAAATAGGTTTCTCCCTTCTGGGACTGGCTGACCCCGGTGACCATCCCCTCAACTGAAACCTCCTTATCCAGCATTCCCCGATCCATGTCTTTAATTTGAACTGTTTGCGGAGTTATAGAATTAGCAGAGGCTATCATGCCCACTAGTCCACAAATTGCAGTAAACAGGGCCACTTTAAAGATTTTCTTATCATCGATACCCACCATAGTATTACTTTATCTATTGTTATTAATAAATTTGTGGTAGTAAAATTTAAAAAAAGTGGGGATTGAGGGGATATAAAAAAAATGGATTAACTTTTCTCTGAGTTTTTGAAGATTGATTTAATTCTCTCCAGGGTGTCAATTTCATCCAGACCAATATCATTACGGATCCTTTTAACCACCGGGAAACGTAGAGAGTATCCAACCTCAGATTCCGGACTTTCCACTATCTCACTAAAGGCAATCTCCATGATTATAGAGGGAACTATCTTCACCTGTCTACCATCTTTGCTTTCAATGAGTGGTTCTACCATTTCTGAAAGTTCCAGTAAGGTTTTATCATCCAGTCCCGTGGCAGCATAGGCCAGAGGTTTGAGGTTGTCATTTTCATCCCGAATCGCCATCAAGTAGGAGCCAATTAAATGGGCACGTTTACCCTTACCGTAAGTGCCACCAATCACCACCAGATCCAAGGTTTCTGGTTCGGCTTTTAATTTAAGCATCTTCTTACCCCGTATACCTGGCATGTAGGGTGCTTGGGGGTCCTTGATCATGATACCCTCGTGACCCTGTTTAATGGAAAGTTCAAAGAGATCCTGGGCCAGGTGAATCTCTTCAGGACGGACTTTAACCTGGGCCGAAAGCTCTACCCTGTCTTTTTCAACTTTAACCAGTGATTCAAGTATATTTCTCCTCTCCTGAAGAGGTTCATCCAGGGTTGGCCGGTGATAGTAGAGTACATCAAACAGGTAGATGGTTAACGGGATTTTGGAGACCATTTTATCGATTTCATATTTCCTTCGTACCCTCTGAAGCATGTACTGGAATGATATTGGTTTTCCATCCCTACTGGCAATAATTTCTCCCTCAACAATAAAATCTTCGTGGGGAAGGGATTTTTCAATGTATTGTGTGATTTCTGGAAGGGCCAGGCTGATATTTTCCAGTCTTCTGGTGAAGATGTCGATCTTATCACCGTGTCTGTGGATTTGAACCCTTATACCATCATATTTGGTCTCACAGAGCGCCCACCCCATTTCCGCCACACTTTCCTTTATACCGGAGGATAACTGGGCCAGCATGGGTTTAACTGGTTTTCCAGGTTTTAAGGTTAATTTTTTCAGTCCTTCCTCCCCTTCTTTCCAGGCCACAGAAGCCACCAAGCCCATGTCATTGGTTAACATGTGCGCCCTTTCGGCTACTTCAGTAGGGATGTTAAAGGCTTGAGAAATAGCATCACGGATGGTTCCCTCCCCCACACCTACCCGTAGTTCCTCCAGCACTGTGCGGGTGAGGTACTTGGCCTCTGAAGGTGATGCCGATGATAATAATTCCATTAAAAGGTCTATCTTTTTAAACTGGGCCCTGTTTCCAGAAACTTCCGCCATTTTCACCAGATTACGGTGCACCTTCTTTATGGTCAGCGGTCGGCTGAAGAGGGTCACCTGACTTTTCTTCTGGTATAGCTCCTCAGCTGCCAGACCAATATCCCCGGCATCACGCATCTGATTTTCCACCTCACCGGGAGAAACACCAAC encodes:
- a CDS encoding glycosyltransferase family 39 protein encodes the protein MEYSSLTRNKSFLLLIPAILALFLSFIPTLNYQGPLSWDIYYHVHLAKLYMAQGFTLWDPLTYAPFGRPIFYPPLFHYLLASLAMLFKVDPFQVSRWIQPIFAFSLVLSFTYVVEKLYNLRVALTAGFFLFFTLVFHRAMLPLPETMALILFPLAIYLYYRALQGDGLKFAVLGGILSGLMMLTHDLTGLIMLGVVLLFTLTLKLRRDNVEYRSLWVFLGFTLLVAVLWWLPLLMAYGFTFHNPQQGVPGFLDYINILVKTMGLPTLIFAILWIVTGFKELEKDSTGKWYKKLSPKNILIVVWVLFLLIVSNAYLLGFSILIDRILNFAVFPVVIMASLGMEYIYSAKSKKSVYHNMYKILIVLLIVSSLCSALFCALSVKPMVHDSQRDVAQWFAAHGDGRGVVMSLTEGLDPVIVSISRQPVSTGGYQPGMVKSLDRNLYYSGTYSLEDVKRDNIEYFVEQSPIPHPSYLTMVYQNKDYKVWRVDI
- a CDS encoding glycosyltransferase family 2 protein; translated protein: MRIITIVPAYNEEKAITNVVDGVKRHTYVLVVDDGSLDETATLAKNAGAKVLKHTKNRGKGAAIKTGLKYAIEKDYDIMVLVDGDGQHDPQCIPLLLDGMDGVDLLIGSRFLDMAPQNMPLHRRFSNGITTRLIRFITGYHITDSQCGFRVISKKAAPLFTGISYNDYVYESEVLCKASENDLVVAERPIKCVYGTEKSYVRARHVVHYLMFTLRLLVRKLLRRI
- a CDS encoding UPF0104 family protein; its protein translation is MKKYYVFLISILLLALLVIWIGPQQMWEIIKTANPWLILLAIFIHLFVVWIRSLRWGYIINQPREFKKNFIVKTIGLFAGNFSPMRSAGEVLNAVAGKKINKITLSEGLSAGLTERFFDGAIGAILLLICAFLLPKIRVLAIMGGLASLGLLIVIYLINWREDTSIWIYNRIHSVMRFLPISEEVVETFYHKFTEGLRSMIEYTKSFSSFQNLMVVFLLTGTSWILECVRLYVVFMAFNVEINFVAIIIIFLLANIIGIVSALPGGIGSIELSLTGLFVLFGVPSTVGGSIAMVDRLASFWVVSALGIVFSAYYARDILDEIKGYTLGLKKKKG
- a CDS encoding OB-fold nucleic acid binding domain-containing protein, coding for MVGIDDKKIFKVALFTAICGLVGMIASANSITPQTVQIKDMDRGMLDKEVSVEGMVTGVSQSQKGETYFLEIMDGTGRIKVVVFESAATEIQKTSVNLESLTQRRIKIVGKVTEYKGSLELVLKDASSLKIMA
- a CDS encoding ATP-dependent DNA ligase; translated protein: MLYEDLVEVYQDLDSTTKRLEKTDILANFLAKVGEEEPELIPMVTLLSLGRIFPTWSEEELGIGSKLLMKAISQAVGVSPGEVENQMRDAGDIGLAAEELYQKKSQVTLFSRPLTIKKVHRNLVKMAEVSGNRAQFKKIDLLMELLSSASPSEAKYLTRTVLEELRVGVGEGTIRDAISQAFNIPTEVAERAHMLTNDMGLVASVAWKEGEEGLKKLTLKPGKPVKPMLAQLSSGIKESVAEMGWALCETKYDGIRVQIHRHGDKIDIFTRRLENISLALPEITQYIEKSLPHEDFIVEGEIIASRDGKPISFQYMLQRVRRKYEIDKMVSKIPLTIYLFDVLYYHRPTLDEPLQERRNILESLVKVEKDRVELSAQVKVRPEEIHLAQDLFELSIKQGHEGIMIKDPQAPYMPGIRGKKMLKLKAEPETLDLVVIGGTYGKGKRAHLIGSYLMAIRDENDNLKPLAYAATGLDDKTLLELSEMVEPLIESKDGRQVKIVPSIIMEIAFSEIVESPESEVGYSLRFPVVKRIRNDIGLDEIDTLERIKSIFKNSEKS